In the genome of Candidatus Pristimantibacillus lignocellulolyticus, the window AATACTTCTTGCGTTACATCCTCAGCGTCCTGATGATGGTGTAGTACAGCGAATGCTGTCCGATACACATGCTCATGATAGACCTGTACAAACTCTTTATATCTACTTGTACCGCCTGCCCGAATACTGTTCAACCATTCCTGCTCATTAATCTGCTCCCCCTCCTCTCCATACAATAGACGAACGTTATCACTCGAACCCCTGCACATTTTTAAAAATAGACAAAAAAATCTCCTAGCATCGAGTTTAACCTAAAGTTAAACCAACATACTAGGAGATTTTCAGTCCATATTCAAACAGCTCACGAAGTTAGCAAGTTAATGCTACCACGAAGCTATGTTCAAAAAGATCGCAAAGCGAGCAACTTCCAAACACCTCGAAGTCCAACATTCAAAGAGATCGCGAAGCGAGCGACTTTGAAGCACCACGAAGTCCAACATTCAAAGAGATCGCAGAGCGAGCGACTTTGAAGCACCACGAAGAATAGCCCACACATCCCAGCATCGAAGCGAAGCTCGCTTGTCAGCACCAAGAAGATGGCATGAAGCTAGGAAAGCCGAGAAACGGAGCGTACGTTATTGGTACGTGAGTATCACAGGCTTCCGATGAATGACAGCTTCGCCGTCGACTAAGCTACGTCAGCCTAATCTTCGTGATCACTAGCGAGCGCTTGTTTTAGTTCCTCTGGAGAATGCTCCCACCACTCCGCATTATGCTCCATTAGCAATTTGCGCAGTGCTGCTTTTTCAACTGGGCCTATATTATCAAGGATGTAGCGACTTTTAATTGCAGAATCAAGACGATTAACATGGTCAGCGAGAATTTTCCAGCCACGCTTAGCTTCTGTATCAACTAACATTTCGCAAGAAGTTGCGCCTGCATAATACGCTCCTTGTTCATCTCGACCTACTGCAACCCAGACAATCCAACATGGACGACCATTAGGCGTATCTTCTTTATTAGGCGTAAATTTTATGCCGCGTTCAATTTTACTTTTCGCATGCATTGCACCTACGTCAATAAAAGCTACTCCTTGGTCAATCATTACACAAGCAACATCGCTTAAATCGATAGAACCTGCGCCAAAACCTTTATGCTTTTTATTACTCACAACGTTAAGAGCCAATTGTTTTTTCTCTTTTTTCTCTGGTTGTGCTGATTGATTCAACTCATCTGTCACTTTTATCACACCTTCCCGTACAATAATTCTATTTTAGCTAATATTATTGGAAAAGCCAACATATACATGCTGTAGATGCTTGTCAACGGGAGGGAATCGATAGATGTCTTCAAAACCATTTAAGTTAATTATTGTTGGTTTACTCATTGTTGTATTCTTAATTGCCACTTGGCCTTATCAATTTCAACATGCATGGCAATCGAGTTACACTTATGCACTTGAACCAATCCAATCAATCCAGAACATTCAGTCTACCATGTTTCAACCAGCCCTCAATGAGGCCAAGCCCTCAAACGGTACACTTAATTATGAAAACACCGCACCAAGTATACCGGCAGTAAAACTAAGTGAGCGTGTCGTCGATTACAACATTCAAGTTAGTCTTCGTGAGGAAGAACATATGTTAGACGGTGAGGAATTAATTACTTGGACCAATCCAGGAAAAGAAACCGTCACAGATATGTATGTTCATCTATATGCTAATGCATTCAATTCACCAGACAGTACATTTATGAAAGAATCTGGTGGACAACTTAGAGGAGATAAAGCAACGGACAAAAGTGAAGGTTCAATACGATTACTTAATCTCGAAACACTCGAAGGTGAAAATATGTTGCCACGAGTGAAATACATTTCCCCTGATGATCAGAACAACAACGACTATACTGTTGCTACATTCCGTCTAATCGATCCAGTAGCACCAGGAGAATCCGTAACTCTTCGAATTAAATTTGAAGTTACACTACCGCAAGTATTTGCAAGAATGGGTTATTACGAAGACTTTGTGATGGCTGGTCAATGGTTCCCCAAAATTGCTGCTTATGAAACTGTCGGCACTCGCAACGTCATGAAAGAAGGATGGAATATTCATCAGTATCACGGTAATTCAGAATTTTACAGTGACTTTGCCGTATACAGTGTCAAAGTATATGCTCCCGAAAATTACACCGTTGCAGGTACAGGTATGCAAACAAAAGTTGCAAATATTGGACAAGGTCGTAAAATGGTTCAATTTTATGCAGAAGATGTACACGACTTTGCCTTTGCGATGTCACCTAATTTCATTACACATGAATCATCCTTTTCTCATGAAGGAGTACCTGGTGTCAAAATTAAGCTTTACCTAGACCCTGCACATGAGCAATTGGCAGAACGCTATATACACGCAGCCAAGTCAGCACTAGCATATCTCGGTAAAAACTATGGTGCTTATCCTTATAGCACACTGTCTATTGTCGTACCACCCGCAGGTGCAAGTGGTGCTGGAGGTATGGAGTATCCCACATTTGTTACAACTTTAGCTGCTGATTCGACTAATCCTAAGTATGAACTTGAACGAACGGTCATTCATGAAGTTAGTCATCAATATTGGTATGGAATGGTTGCTAACAATGAATTCGAGGAAGCTTGGTTAGATGAAGCATTTACTTCTTATACTGAAGAGAAAATTATTGAGAATGCTTATGGCGTTACGAGTAATCATCGGATTGAAGCGAGTTTTATGACTAACCCTGCACCACTACAATTAAATTCATGGTTATATAAAGATCATAATCATTATGCTGAAAATGTGTACTTGCGTGGCAAGCTAGTATTACTTGATATTGAAGATATTGTTGGAAGAGTTACGATGAGCAAAATTATGCGTTCTTATTTCCAAACTTATAAATTCAAGCATCCTACCACGCAACAATTCCAACGCATCGTCGAGAACATTACGAAACAATCATGGCAATCTTACTTTGATAAATTCGTATATGGTAACGAGAGTGCAGACCTAGCCATTCAAAATATTAAAAGTCGAGTATTCGAAGAACAAGAAAAAACTATCTATGAATATACGATATTGCTAGATCAAAACAGTGGTATGCCGCGCAGTATTCCAATTGATCTCGTTTTCGAGGACGGATCTACTGTAAGAAAACAATGGGATCTAAGTGACGAAGCGAAGTTACACTTTGTAGAGCGATCTGAAGTACCTATTAGCTGGATCAAAATTGATCCAGAGCAAAACAATAAACTTGATTATCATCTAAATAATAACTTTATGCGAGCGGAATTACCGAATGCCGAAGTAAAACGAGTCAATATCGTAACTGAGTCTATTATTGATTATGCACTACGCTTATTCAGCTGGTAGCGGACTTTGATAACGATGAGTATGCTAACGCAGCGTATATCCCATCGAATATGAAGCTAATTTGGGAGTCAAGCGTAAGCTTGCGATGTATGTTTCTTGCAGAAACATTGTAGGTACGCATGTACCAACTACGTACACTTACGTTTCATACTTCCGTAAATTAACTCCATCTTCTCGGTTCTGAAATCCGCTTTTGAACTTTCAAAATAAGTTTTAGGAGGAAAGTTGCTATGACACAATTTTTACGCCAAGGTTGGCGTATGGCAAAAGGGCATACAAAAATCATTATCGCTTTGTTCTTGTATCAAGCGATTTGGGGTTTTATACTTTACAAAATGATAGACAACATTATTACCCCTCTGCTCAAGCGATACCCCGAGCTTACTGGAAGTGCAGATACTGTCGCATTATTCTGGATTGAAAATCAATTTCAAATTTTGAAAACAGATGTATGGATGCCCTATCTATATACGTTCCTGATACTACTCTTTATTCGCATGATCTTTACACCGTTTCTACAAGCGGGGCTATTCTACTCTATCCATCATCGTTCTGAAATTGGCAAAGGGACATATTTCCGTAAAGGAATTGCCGCTAAGTGGAAACAAGTGACGTTATTGTACTGGATCAAAAATATTCTCATCTTTATTCCGTTGATCTGGATTGTAAAACCAGTCTTCACCACAATACTTTCGAATAAATCAATTAATGCGATATTCAGCTTATTAGATTGGACATTATTTGTATATATTGCTTGGGCACTTATTGTTCAGCTGTTATTCTATCTGTTACAGCTTGGTACTTCATGGGAGATGAGCATAACAACTGTGTTACGTCAAACGCTCGTTCATCTCCTTCCTTTCATCTTAGTATCAATAGTTATTTCACTCATCTATTCATTCTTCAGTGTCAGTATTCACGCATTATCTATCATTTGGGTTAGCTTTCTTAGCTTCTTACTTTATCAAATCTTGCCACTCATTCGTACGTTATTCAAAGTATGGATGGTATCTGCACAATATGAAAGTATACGTGAACATAAAATTTAAATAAACTAAGCGCGTAGAGACCTTTGAAGGAATCTACGCGCTTAGTTTTGATTGTATCTCTACATGACATATTGGTCAATAACGTTGTGTACTAACTAAAAAACATTAACCTATTAAGAATGTTGAGGAATAAACTTAGAAATGTCTACGTTCAAACCTTCAGACAACTTTTGTCCAAGTGTAGCATCTGCACGGTAGAAGTTACACACCGCACGTAGCTGGATATCTTCATTCACTTGAGATAGATCGCCAATTAAGTTAGCAAGTAAGTTAGCTTGTTCCTCAGCCGACCAAGAACGGTATGTCTCACCAGCTTGGGTAAAGTTATCTTGCTTATCAATCTTCTGGCGACCAGCTACACCATGAATAGGTGAATAGGAATCTTTGAACTCC includes:
- a CDS encoding M1 family metallopeptidase, translated to MSSKPFKLIIVGLLIVVFLIATWPYQFQHAWQSSYTYALEPIQSIQNIQSTMFQPALNEAKPSNGTLNYENTAPSIPAVKLSERVVDYNIQVSLREEEHMLDGEELITWTNPGKETVTDMYVHLYANAFNSPDSTFMKESGGQLRGDKATDKSEGSIRLLNLETLEGENMLPRVKYISPDDQNNNDYTVATFRLIDPVAPGESVTLRIKFEVTLPQVFARMGYYEDFVMAGQWFPKIAAYETVGTRNVMKEGWNIHQYHGNSEFYSDFAVYSVKVYAPENYTVAGTGMQTKVANIGQGRKMVQFYAEDVHDFAFAMSPNFITHESSFSHEGVPGVKIKLYLDPAHEQLAERYIHAAKSALAYLGKNYGAYPYSTLSIVVPPAGASGAGGMEYPTFVTTLAADSTNPKYELERTVIHEVSHQYWYGMVANNEFEEAWLDEAFTSYTEEKIIENAYGVTSNHRIEASFMTNPAPLQLNSWLYKDHNHYAENVYLRGKLVLLDIEDIVGRVTMSKIMRSYFQTYKFKHPTTQQFQRIVENITKQSWQSYFDKFVYGNESADLAIQNIKSRVFEEQEKTIYEYTILLDQNSGMPRSIPIDLVFEDGSTVRKQWDLSDEAKLHFVERSEVPISWIKIDPEQNNKLDYHLNNNFMRAELPNAEVKRVNIVTESIIDYALRLFSW
- a CDS encoding YwhD family protein; this translates as MTDELNQSAQPEKKEKKQLALNVVSNKKHKGFGAGSIDLSDVACVMIDQGVAFIDVGAMHAKSKIERGIKFTPNKEDTPNGRPCWIVWVAVGRDEQGAYYAGATSCEMLVDTEAKRGWKILADHVNRLDSAIKSRYILDNIGPVEKAALRKLLMEHNAEWWEHSPEELKQALASDHED